A section of the Salvelinus alpinus chromosome 36, SLU_Salpinus.1, whole genome shotgun sequence genome encodes:
- the LOC139564965 gene encoding coenzyme Q-binding protein COQ10 homolog, mitochondrial-like isoform X2, whose amino-acid sequence MAIKTTPLLFRALVEMSEVHSSKVIRGNPNRTNIRHLGSCGALSARRATLLLSSPLLRTTPSRSFINLAASITARRMEYSESRTLGYTPEQMYSVVASVDQYQHFVPWCKKSRVVKGRNGDVRAQLEIGFPPIVERYTSQVTVVPNHQVRVPLNTMAHSRVYRRIPLQPPGDDMEVCTCSRGPTRLLQHRLPRILRVQVPAALPAGHPVL is encoded by the exons ATGGCCATCAAAACCACCCCTCTTCTTTTCCGGGCACTGGTTGAGATGTCTGAAGTACACTCTTCAAAAGTTATACGAGGAAATCCCAACAGAACAAATATCAG aCACCTGGGCAGCTGTGGGGCACTGTCAGCACGGCGTGCCACCCTTCTGctgtcctcccccctcctccgaACCACACCCTCCCGCAGCTTCATTAACCTGGCTGCCTCCATCACTGCCCGCAGGATGGAGTACTCTGAGAGCCGCACACTAGG GTACACTCCAGAGCAGATGTACAGTGTGGTGGCCAGTGTGGACCAGTACCAGCACTTTGTCCCTTGGTGTAAGAAGTCCCGGGTCGTGAAGGGAAGGAACGGGGATGTCCGGGCCCAGCTGGAGATTGGGTTCCCTCCCATCGTGGAGCGTTACACCTCGCAGGTCACGGTTGTCCCAAACCACCAAGTCAGG gttcccttaaACACTAtggcacaca GCCGTGTGTACAGACGGATCCCTCTTCAGCCACCTGGAGACGATATGGAGGTTTGCACCTGCAGCCGAGGACCAACCAGACTCCTGCAACATCGACTTCCAC GTATCCTTCGAGTTCAGGTCCCCGCTGCACTCCCAGCTGGCCACCCTGTTCTTTGA
- the LOC139564965 gene encoding coenzyme Q-binding protein COQ10 homolog, mitochondrial-like isoform X1 — MAIKTTPLLFRALVEMSEVHSSKVIRGNPNRTNIRHLGSCGALSARRATLLLSSPLLRTTPSRSFINLAASITARRMEYSESRTLGYTPEQMYSVVASVDQYQHFVPWCKKSRVVKGRNGDVRAQLEIGFPPIVERYTSQVTVVPNHQVRAVCTDGSLFSHLETIWRFAPAAEDQPDSCNIDFHVSFEFRSPLHSQLATLFFDEVVKQMVNAFESRAAKLYGGHRSPHQEVPTRRRAA, encoded by the exons ATGGCCATCAAAACCACCCCTCTTCTTTTCCGGGCACTGGTTGAGATGTCTGAAGTACACTCTTCAAAAGTTATACGAGGAAATCCCAACAGAACAAATATCAG aCACCTGGGCAGCTGTGGGGCACTGTCAGCACGGCGTGCCACCCTTCTGctgtcctcccccctcctccgaACCACACCCTCCCGCAGCTTCATTAACCTGGCTGCCTCCATCACTGCCCGCAGGATGGAGTACTCTGAGAGCCGCACACTAGG GTACACTCCAGAGCAGATGTACAGTGTGGTGGCCAGTGTGGACCAGTACCAGCACTTTGTCCCTTGGTGTAAGAAGTCCCGGGTCGTGAAGGGAAGGAACGGGGATGTCCGGGCCCAGCTGGAGATTGGGTTCCCTCCCATCGTGGAGCGTTACACCTCGCAGGTCACGGTTGTCCCAAACCACCAAGTCAGG GCCGTGTGTACAGACGGATCCCTCTTCAGCCACCTGGAGACGATATGGAGGTTTGCACCTGCAGCCGAGGACCAACCAGACTCCTGCAACATCGACTTCCAC GTATCCTTCGAGTTCAGGTCCCCGCTGCACTCCCAGCTGGCCACCCTGTTCTTTGACGAGGTGGTGAAGCAGATGGTGAACGCCTTTGAGTCGAGGGCAGCCAAGCTATATGGGGGCCACCGCAGTCCCCACCAGGAGGTGCCAACAAGGAGGCGGGCAGCATGA